In Candidatus Aminicenantes bacterium, a single genomic region encodes these proteins:
- a CDS encoding rhomboid family intramembrane serine protease, with protein MSRFFEKLSKALGLNYVWWHWRWLRFKQRLKSSFSTDTNTARHLRSRQRICRCGALAGAGDRTCGVCGAKLPSAAANYLAKVFGLILPGVSPVTAGLITLIAVDFLFQMILTGGSALLRPSLESLLRAGALESQLVASGQWWRLLTSVFVHIGVIHLLFNLYALVSVSHFLEREIGSARYLALFLLAGIGGSAASYALRTEVVMAGASGALFGLIGFSIAYFRRQGGARAQAIQSFMLRWAIYGFVFGLMVRADNLAHAGGFVTGFLLGSIMEFRADEMRKRAPAWKILAGLFFAVLVISFVLLIKAPPIIFR; from the coding sequence ATGAGCCGTTTTTTCGAAAAGCTAAGCAAGGCCCTGGGCTTGAACTATGTCTGGTGGCATTGGCGATGGCTTCGCTTCAAGCAGCGGCTGAAAAGCTCCTTCTCGACGGACACGAACACCGCCCGCCATCTCCGGTCCCGGCAAAGGATCTGCCGCTGCGGCGCCTTGGCGGGCGCGGGGGATCGGACCTGCGGCGTCTGCGGCGCCAAGCTCCCATCGGCGGCCGCCAACTATCTGGCCAAGGTCTTCGGGCTCATCCTGCCCGGGGTTTCCCCGGTCACGGCCGGCCTCATCACTCTCATCGCCGTCGATTTCCTCTTCCAGATGATCCTTACGGGAGGGAGCGCGCTTCTGCGGCCGAGCCTCGAGTCCCTGCTGCGGGCGGGCGCCCTGGAATCCCAGCTGGTGGCTTCGGGACAATGGTGGCGGCTGTTGACGAGCGTGTTCGTCCATATCGGCGTCATCCATCTGCTCTTCAACCTGTACGCGCTCGTCAGCGTCTCGCATTTCCTGGAGCGGGAAATCGGATCGGCCCGGTACCTGGCGCTATTCCTACTGGCCGGAATCGGGGGATCCGCCGCCTCCTATGCGCTCCGGACGGAAGTCGTGATGGCCGGCGCGTCGGGAGCCCTCTTCGGCCTGATCGGTTTCTCGATCGCCTATTTCCGCCGGCAGGGGGGAGCGAGGGCCCAGGCGATCCAGAGCTTCATGCTCCGCTGGGCGATCTACGGCTTCGTCTTCGGGCTGATGGTGCGGGCGGACAACCTCGCCCATGCCGGGGGCTTCGTGACCGGCTTCCTTCTCGGCTCGATCATGGAATTCCGGGCGGATGAGATGCGGAAGCGGGCGCCGGCCTGGAAGATCCTGGCCGGGTTGTTTTTCGCCGTTCTAGTCATTAGCTTCGTGCTTCTGATCAAGGCGCCGCCGATCATCTTCCGATAG